Sequence from the Nocardia cyriacigeorgica GUH-2 genome:
TTCCGGGGTGAGTTCACTGTCGGGCACAAGTGGCAGCGTATGCGCCCGCGCCCGCCCGCCGGGTCCGGCGACGTCATCGCCGGTGAGACCGGACAGCCGCGCCACCCGCCCGTTGTGAGTTCGACCGGACTTCCCCGATGCAACCCGGCGGCGACCCCGGCCGGTCACGGGCCGACTCGGTTCGGCATTCGACGACTAGCGTCCCGGCGGGAGTTCGCGCGGCCCCGAAGATCCGGGCAACTCAGGCGTCTGACGGCCGGGCAGTTCGTCGTGCGCGGCGTGCGGCAGGCCGTAGCCGGTGGCCGAGGCCTGGGGCAGGGCCGAGTAGCGCGGATCGGTGGAGTAGCGCGGGTCGGTGGTGGGGTAGTAGTGCGGGACCTGCGGGTCGACGGCCGCGGCGGCGATGCGCTGGGCGTGCCAGTACTCCGGGGTGCCCGGCGTCAGCTGATAACCGGGCGGCACCTGGTAGCCCAGTTGCGGGGCGGCTTGGGCGGCCGAATCCTCGGAATCCACCGTCACCTTGCGGGTGCGGCGCAGCGTGAAGGTGATCTCCTCGACCTCTTCGAACGCCTGCCGGGCGGTGCGCAGCGGATGGGTCGCGGTGTCGATGGCATTGGCCACGAAGGAGGGGACCAGCGGGCGGATCCAGCGAGCGGCGGTGTCGGTGAACGGCACCTGACCGATCAGCGGCAGCTCCAATCCGCCACGCTCGCCCGCGGGTTCGGCCTTCGCCGGAGCCTTGGCCGGCACCGCGAGCGCGCCCGGCGCCGGGGCGATGGCGTTCGCGCCGACCGGGGCGGGCAGGTTCGTCGGGGCGATCCCGTCGTGCGACACGGTGGGGTCCTTTCGGTCGGCGGCCGGGGCTCCGGCCGGTAGTTCGGCGGTCGCGCCCGCGCCGACGGCCCGGCGCGAGGGTTCGGTGATGCCGATTTCCAGGCCGCCGATGGCGGCGATGACGCGGGTGCGCTGGCGTTCCCGGTCGATGGCGGTATCGGCTTCCACGGCCAGCCGGGCGGCGGTGAGCTGCTGGTCGGCGCGCAGCAGTTCGGCCTCGGTGCGCACCTCGGCCCGCTTTACCGCGATGGCGGCGTCGGCGGTCCGTTCGGCCCGGTCGCGGATGGTGTCGGCGGCCAGCCGCCGGTCCTGTGCGGTCTCCCCGCGCCAGCGCCGCAGCAGCAGTGGCAGCAGCGCGAGCAGCACGAACGCGATGATCGTGAGCAGTCGCAGCAGCAGCGGCCCGAGATGGCCGGTGGTGTAGTCGTGCATGGCGACCCAGCGCGCGCCCAACCCACGGTCGGCGTCGGCGAGGGCGGTGGCTTCGGCGTCGTCCACGCGCACCCGCGCGTCGGTGACGGCCTGGTCCAGCGGCGCGATCCGGGCCAGCGCGGCGGCATGCCGGTCGCGGGCGTCGGCCAGCATGTCGTCGGCGGTCTGTGATTCCGGCCCGCGTCCGGGCACCCCGGTGATCCGGGTCTGCGGGCATTCCGGCGTCGGGTTGTATTCGCAGCGCGCGGTGATCAGGGCCTTGTCGATATCGGCCTGGGCCTGCGCGATCGTCTGGTCCAGCCGCGTGCGGTCGTCGCGGGCCCGGTCCAGATCGGCGCGGGCATCGCGCACCGCCGGGACCGACGCCGCCGAGGCCGCGCCGCGTTCGTCCAGCATCCGGTCGACGGTGCCGCCGAACAACAGCGTCGAGGCGAGTTCGGCCAGCAGCACCCCGGTCACCGCCGCGACGGCCACCCGCCCGATCGAGCCGCGCCGGTCGGCGATCGCGCCCTCGCGCCGCAGCACCGATTCCGGGTCGACCGTGGCCAGCGCCTTGCCGACCGTCCCCGCCAGGACCGCGACGACCACCGCCGCCGCGACCACGCCGGCCACAGACCAGCCCGCAGCCGCCCCGGCCACCGCTGCGACGACTCCGGCCACCACGGCGAACAGCACGACGGCGGCTCCGGTCAGCGCGTAGGCACTGCGTTCCGGGTTGTTTTCGATATCAGGCCGGGCGCCGGACCGATCCCCGCCGAGCCAGGTGAGCATGCCGATGACGGTCATGGGATTCCCACATCCTCTACGTCCGAGTCCTTGTCGCGCTCGGCCCCGATCTCGTGCGCCGGGGCGGTCCGCGCCTGCTCTGGCGGGCGCCCGCGCGTGGCGAAAGTGTCACGGATTCGTTGTCACAGCGTGACAGGCGATCTGCCGATCCACCGAGCGTGGAGCCGGTGATGTGGTCAGCCTCACAAACAGGCCGGGGGCGGTCGTCCGGTGCCGTCCGGGTCCTGACCCGCGGCACCGGACGGATTCGATGCCGCAGGTAGTGGCCCCTGTGCCGAAGACCGCGCTGCCGCAACGGGATCCGGATCCCGCCCGCCGGTGCGGTATCGCGCGCCCGGGTGTGTCGAAAACCACTCCCGCCCGGTTAGCTACAAGTGTGCTGAAGCGCACATCGGACAAAACAGCCCGGACGGTCGGATCATGTTCTGTGCTCGTCACAACCCTGTCGGAAATATCTCACCGGCCGCCGAGCCGGTTAGCCGCACCACGATTGGTTTGCCCGGCTCCGGCGCGGGGAAATCTGCTTCGATGCAGGTGAAAGCGGGTGTTCGAGCGCAACGGGGCGTTCGCTCATCCACCGGGAAGCCCCCTGACAACCCCTCCGACCTGCGCGGAACGGGATCGATCAGTGCCCGGATGCTGCTTTACACTGGACGACGCGCACACGTGGAGGACCTGAATGGAGAAGCCCAGCTAGACCTGGTTATTAGCCGAACCTAAGTTGGTTGGGCTCAGGTCCTGACTTATCGTTTGCTCTTACGCCGGACACAGAACGTTCGGTACCCGAGCGCCCGCACGGACACCCTGATCCGGTGCCGAGGGTAGCGGGCACAACCCCGCGCGGCGGTAAGGAACACGTAAGCGTTCCGTTACCACCGAGCACCCCTACTGCATAACAGGAGCGGGTGGACAACTAGAGACGTGACTGCACCCAGCGGCGAGTGCCGCGAATCGGATACCGGGAACCATCAGCGCGGCTGGCTTCCCGAAGGTACCGGCGCAGTCTTGACGGAGGCGTTCGACAGGCCGTCTTCGACGGCCGCCCGAATCGAGGGCCGACTTTCTTGAAGGCAGAGGCATGACGCAACTTCCTGGCCACAGGTCACCTGGACCCATCGGTCTCTACGACCCGGCGAACGAGCACGACGCGTGTGGCGTCGCATTCGTCGTGGACATGCACGGCCGCCGCAGCCGTGACATCGTCGACAAGGCCATCACCGCCTTGTTGAACCTGGAGCACCGTGGTGCCGCGGGCGCCGAGCCCAACAGTGGTGACGGCGCAGGCATCCTGATCCAGGTGCCGGACCGGTTCTTCCGTGCCGTGGTCGACTTCGAGCTGCCGCCGGAGGGCTCCTACGCCACCGGTATCGCCTTCCTGCCGCAGGCCCGCCGCGAAGCCGCCGTCGCCGCGTACGGCGTGGACAAGATCGTCAAGGAAGAGGGCCTTGCCGTCCTCGGCTGGCGTGAGGTCCCGATCGACGAGTCCTCGCTCGGCGCGCTCTCGCGCGATGCCATGCCGACCTTCCGCCAGATCTTCATCGGTTCCCCCGCCGGCGGCGAGCAGCTGTCCGGGATGGACCTGGAGCGGCGCGCCTACGTCATCCGCAAGCGGGTCGAGCGCGAGCTCGGCAAGGCCGGCGCCGGTGAGGGCGCGGTCGGCCGCGAGTCGGTGTACTTCCCGAGCCTGTCCGGCCAGACCTTCGTCTACAAGGGCATGTTCACCACCCCGCAGCTGCGGGCGTTCTACCTCGACCTGCAGGACGACCGGGTGGAGTCGGCGCTGGGCATCGTGCACTCGCGCTTTTCCACCAACACCTTCCCGTCCTGGCCGCTGGCGCACCCGTTCCGCCGGGTCGCCCACAACGGTGAGATCAACACCGTCAGCGGTAACGAGAACTGGATGCGCGCGCGTGAGGCGCTGCTGCGCTCCGACGTCTTCGGTACCGACTCCGCGGGCAAGAACCGGCTGGAGAAGATCTTCCCGGTCTGCACCCCCGGCGCCAGCGACACCGCCCGCTTCGACGAGGTGCTCGAACTGCTGCACCTGGGTGGGCGCAGCCTGCCGCACGCGGTCCTGATGATGATTCCCGAGGCCTGGGAACGCAACGAGACCATGGACGCCAAGCGGCGCGCCTTCTACGAGTACCACTCGATGCTGATGGAGCCGTGGGACGGCCCGGCCTCGGTGTGTTTCTCCGACGGCACTGTCATCGGTGCGGTGCTCGACCGCAACGGCCTGCGCCCCAGCCGCATCTGGGTCACCGACGACGGCCTGGTCGTCATGGCCTCCGAGGTCGGCGTGCTCGACATCGATCCGGCCAAGGTGATCAAGAAGGTCCGCCTGCAGCCGGGCCGCATGTTCCTGGTCGACACCGCCCAGGGCCGCATCGTCGGCGACGACGAGCTCAAGGATCAGCTCGCCTCCGAGCACCCGTACCAGGAGTGGCTGGACGCGGGCGTGAGCCGGCTGGCCGATCTGCCCGACCGCCCGCACGTGCACATGTCGCACGACCGGGTGCTGATCCGGCAGCAGATCTTCGGCTACACCACCGAGGAACTGAACCTGCTGATCGCGCCGATGGCCAAGACCGGTGGTGAGGCGCTCGGTTCGATGGGCACCGACACCCCGATCGCGGTGCTGTCGAGCCGGTCGCGGCTGCTGTTCGACTACTTCTCCCAGCTGTTCGCGCAGGTCACCAACCCGCCGCTGGACGCGATCCGGGAAGAGGTCGTCACCAGCCTCAAGCGCAACATCGGTCCCGAGGCCGACCTGCTGCATCCGGGTCCGGATTCCTGTAAGCAGATCGCCATCGAGCAGCCGATCCTGGACAACGACGAGCTGGCCAAGCTCGTGCACATCAACGACGACGGCTCGCACCCCGACCTGCGTTCGGTGGTCGTGCGCGGTCTGTACCCGGTCGCCGAGGGCGGCGAGGGGCTGCGCAAGGCGCTGGCCGCCATCAACACCCAGGTCTCGGCCGCGATCGACGGCGGCGCGCGCATCATCGTGCTGTCCGACCGCGAGTCCAACGAGAAGCTGGCGCCGATCCCGTCGCTGCTGCTCACCTCCTCGGTGCATCACCACCTGGTCCGCGAGCGCACCCGCACCATGGTCGGGCTGGTCGTGGAGGCCGGTGACGCCCGCGAGGTGCATCACATGGCGATGCTCGTCGGCTTCGGCGCGGCGGCCATCAACCCGTACATGGCCTTCGAGTCCATCGAGGACATGCTCGAGCGCGGCGCCCTCGAGGTGCCCGGCAGCACCGGCGATCACGCCGCCGATTTCCGCAAGGCCGTGGCCAACTACAACAAGGCCGCCAGCAAGGGTGTGCTGAAGGTGATGTCCAAGATGGGCATCTCCACCCTGGCCTCCTACAACGGCGCCCAGCTGTTCCAGGTCATCGGCCTGGACCAGGGTCTGGTCGACGAGTACTTCACCGGGCTGCGCTCGCACCTGGGCGGTATCGGCCTCGACGACATCGCCGACGAGGTCGCGGCCCGGCACCGGATCGCGTTCCTGGAGAACCGCACCGAGCGCGCGCACCGCGAGCTCGAGGTGGGCGGTGAGTACCAGTGGCGGCGCGAGGGTGAGTACCACCTGTTCAACCCGGACACCGTGTTCAAGCTGCAGCACTCCACCCGCACCGGGCAGTACTCGATCTTCAAGGAGTACACCAAGCTGGTCGACGACCAGTCCGAGCGGCTGGCCTCGCTGCGCGGCCTGTTCAAGTTCAAGTCCGGTGAGCGCGCGCCGATCTCGATCGACGAGGTCGAGCCGGCCAGCGAGATCGTCAAGCGGTTCTCCACCGGCGCGATGAGCTACGGCTCCATCTCCGCCGAATCGCACGAGACCCTCGCCATCGCGATGAACCGGCTCGGTGGCCGCTCCAACTCCGGTGAGGGCGGCGAGCATCCGGCTCGCTTCGAGGTGGAGGAGAACGGCGACTGGCGCCGCAGCGCGATCAAGCAGGTCGCCTCGGGTCGCTTCGGTGTCACCGCGCACTACCTGAGCAACTGCACCGACATCCAGATCAAGATGGCCCAGGGTGCCAAGCCCGGTGAGGGCGGTCAGCTGCCCGCGCACAAGGTGTACCCGTGGGTCGCCGAGGTGCGGCATTCGACGCCGGGCGTCGGCTTGATCTCGCCGCCGCCGCACCACGACATCTACTCGATCGAGGATCTGGCCCAGCTGATCCACGACCTGAAGAACGCGAACCCGCAGGCGCGGATTCACGTGAAACTCGTCGCGGAGCCTGGCGTCGGCACCGTCGCCGCGGGTGTGTCCAAGGCGCACGCCGACGTGGTGCTGATCTCCGGCCACGACGGTGGTACCGGTGCCTCGCCGCTGACCTCGCTCAAGCACGCGGGCGGTCCCTGGGAGCTCGGCCTGGCCGAGACCCAGCAGACGCTGCTGCTCAACGGTCTGCGCGACCGCATCGTGGTGCAGGTCGACGGCCAGATGAAGACCGGCCGCGACGTGATGATCGCCGCGCTGCTCGGCGCCGAGGAGTACGGCTTCGCCACCGCGCCGCTGGTGGTCTCCGGCTGCATCATGATGCGGGTGTGCCACCTCGACACCTGCCCCGTCGGTGTGGCCACGCAGAACCCGATCCTGCGTCAGCGCTTCACCGGTAAGCCCGAATTCGTCGAGAACTTCTTCATGTTCATCGCCGAAGAAGTGCGCGAACTGCTCGCCTCGCTGGGCTTCCGCACCCTGGACGAGGCCATCGGCCGGGTCGACCTGCTCGACACCAGCAAGGCCAAGCAGCACTGGAAGGCCAGCAAGCTGGACCTGTCGCCGATCCTCGACGACGTCGAGACCGCGTTCATGTACCAGGACCGCCGCTGCACCAAGACCCAGGACCACGGGCTGGACAAGGCGCTGGACAACGAGCTCATCGCCCAGTCGGCCGATGCGCTCGAGCGCGGCAAGCCGGTCAAGTTCGAAACCAAGATCACCAACGTCAACCGGACGGTCGGCACCATGCTCGGCCACGAGGTGACCAAGCTCTACGGTGGCGCCGGCCTGCCCGACGACACCATCGACATCACCTTCACCGGTTCGGCGGGCAACAGCTTCGGCGCGTTCGTCCCGGCCGGTATCACCCTGCGGGTGCAGGGCGATGCCAACGACTACGTCGGCAAGGGCCTGTCCGGCGGCCACATCGTGGTCCGCCCTGCGCCCACCGCGCCGCCGGAGTTCGTGGCCGAGGAGAACATCATCGCGGGCAACGTGATCCTGTTCGGCGCCACCAGCGGCCAGGCGTTCATCAACGGCATCGTCGGTGAGCGGTTCGCGGTGCGCAACTCGGGTGCCACCGCGGTGGTCGAGGGCGTCGGCGACCACGGTTGTGAGTACATGACCGGCGGTAAGGTCGTCATCCTCGGTGAGACCGGCCGCAACTTCGGCGCCGGCATGTCGGGTGGTGTGGCGTTCGTCTACAACCCGAACGGCACCTTCGAAGCGAAGGTGAACCCGGACCAGGCCGATGCGATCGAGCCGCTGTCCGGCGACGACTTCACCTGGCTGCGCGACATCATCACGCAGCACCGCGATCAGACCGGATCGGCTGTGGCCGAACGCATTCTGAGTGACTGGTCGCAGCAGGTGAACCACTTTGTGAAGGTTATGCCACGCGAATACAAGAAGGTGCTGCTCGCTATCTCCGAGGCTGAGAAGAGCGGCAAGGACGTGGACGAGGCAATTATGGAGGCTGCTCGTGGGTGACGCGCAGGGATTTTTGAAGCACACCTCGCGTGAGCTGCCCAAGCGGCGTCCGGTGCCGCTGCGGCTGATGGACTGGAAAGAGGTCTACGAGGAGAACTTCTCCCACCAGACCCTCCAGCGTCAGGCCAGCCGGTGCATGGACTGCGGTATTCCGTTCTGTCACAACGGTTGTCCGCTGGGCAACCTGATTCCGGAATGGAACGACCTGGTCTACAAGGACCGCTGGCGCGACGGCATCGACCGGCTGCACGCGACCAACAACTTCCCGGAATTCACCGGGCGGTTGTGCCCGGCGCCGTGTGAGGCGTCGTGCGTGCTCGGGATCAACCAGGACCCGGTGACCATCAAGCAGGTCGAGGTCGAGATCATCGAGAACGCCTTCGACGAGGGCTGGGTCGCCCCGGTGTACCCGACCCGGCTCACCGGTAAGAAGGTCGCCGTCGTCGGTTCCGGCCCGG
This genomic interval carries:
- a CDS encoding DUF4407 domain-containing protein translates to MTVIGMLTWLGGDRSGARPDIENNPERSAYALTGAAVVLFAVVAGVVAAVAGAAAGWSVAGVVAAAVVVAVLAGTVGKALATVDPESVLRREGAIADRRGSIGRVAVAAVTGVLLAELASTLLFGGTVDRMLDERGAASAASVPAVRDARADLDRARDDRTRLDQTIAQAQADIDKALITARCEYNPTPECPQTRITGVPGRGPESQTADDMLADARDRHAAALARIAPLDQAVTDARVRVDDAEATALADADRGLGARWVAMHDYTTGHLGPLLLRLLTIIAFVLLALLPLLLRRWRGETAQDRRLAADTIRDRAERTADAAIAVKRAEVRTEAELLRADQQLTAARLAVEADTAIDRERQRTRVIAAIGGLEIGITEPSRRAVGAGATAELPAGAPAADRKDPTVSHDGIAPTNLPAPVGANAIAPAPGALAVPAKAPAKAEPAGERGGLELPLIGQVPFTDTAARWIRPLVPSFVANAIDTATHPLRTARQAFEEVEEITFTLRRTRKVTVDSEDSAAQAAPQLGYQVPPGYQLTPGTPEYWHAQRIAAAAVDPQVPHYYPTTDPRYSTDPRYSALPQASATGYGLPHAAHDELPGRQTPELPGSSGPRELPPGR
- the gltB gene encoding glutamate synthase large subunit, which codes for MTQLPGHRSPGPIGLYDPANEHDACGVAFVVDMHGRRSRDIVDKAITALLNLEHRGAAGAEPNSGDGAGILIQVPDRFFRAVVDFELPPEGSYATGIAFLPQARREAAVAAYGVDKIVKEEGLAVLGWREVPIDESSLGALSRDAMPTFRQIFIGSPAGGEQLSGMDLERRAYVIRKRVERELGKAGAGEGAVGRESVYFPSLSGQTFVYKGMFTTPQLRAFYLDLQDDRVESALGIVHSRFSTNTFPSWPLAHPFRRVAHNGEINTVSGNENWMRAREALLRSDVFGTDSAGKNRLEKIFPVCTPGASDTARFDEVLELLHLGGRSLPHAVLMMIPEAWERNETMDAKRRAFYEYHSMLMEPWDGPASVCFSDGTVIGAVLDRNGLRPSRIWVTDDGLVVMASEVGVLDIDPAKVIKKVRLQPGRMFLVDTAQGRIVGDDELKDQLASEHPYQEWLDAGVSRLADLPDRPHVHMSHDRVLIRQQIFGYTTEELNLLIAPMAKTGGEALGSMGTDTPIAVLSSRSRLLFDYFSQLFAQVTNPPLDAIREEVVTSLKRNIGPEADLLHPGPDSCKQIAIEQPILDNDELAKLVHINDDGSHPDLRSVVVRGLYPVAEGGEGLRKALAAINTQVSAAIDGGARIIVLSDRESNEKLAPIPSLLLTSSVHHHLVRERTRTMVGLVVEAGDAREVHHMAMLVGFGAAAINPYMAFESIEDMLERGALEVPGSTGDHAADFRKAVANYNKAASKGVLKVMSKMGISTLASYNGAQLFQVIGLDQGLVDEYFTGLRSHLGGIGLDDIADEVAARHRIAFLENRTERAHRELEVGGEYQWRREGEYHLFNPDTVFKLQHSTRTGQYSIFKEYTKLVDDQSERLASLRGLFKFKSGERAPISIDEVEPASEIVKRFSTGAMSYGSISAESHETLAIAMNRLGGRSNSGEGGEHPARFEVEENGDWRRSAIKQVASGRFGVTAHYLSNCTDIQIKMAQGAKPGEGGQLPAHKVYPWVAEVRHSTPGVGLISPPPHHDIYSIEDLAQLIHDLKNANPQARIHVKLVAEPGVGTVAAGVSKAHADVVLISGHDGGTGASPLTSLKHAGGPWELGLAETQQTLLLNGLRDRIVVQVDGQMKTGRDVMIAALLGAEEYGFATAPLVVSGCIMMRVCHLDTCPVGVATQNPILRQRFTGKPEFVENFFMFIAEEVRELLASLGFRTLDEAIGRVDLLDTSKAKQHWKASKLDLSPILDDVETAFMYQDRRCTKTQDHGLDKALDNELIAQSADALERGKPVKFETKITNVNRTVGTMLGHEVTKLYGGAGLPDDTIDITFTGSAGNSFGAFVPAGITLRVQGDANDYVGKGLSGGHIVVRPAPTAPPEFVAEENIIAGNVILFGATSGQAFINGIVGERFAVRNSGATAVVEGVGDHGCEYMTGGKVVILGETGRNFGAGMSGGVAFVYNPNGTFEAKVNPDQADAIEPLSGDDFTWLRDIITQHRDQTGSAVAERILSDWSQQVNHFVKVMPREYKKVLLAISEAEKSGKDVDEAIMEAARG